In Rattus norvegicus strain BN/NHsdMcwi chromosome 1, GRCr8, whole genome shotgun sequence, a genomic segment contains:
- the Or5ae1 gene encoding olfactory receptor Olr11 → MAVYNLTTVTQFILIGLSDLPEVRYPLFVAFVMIYQITLLGNGVILLAILTERKLQTPMYYLLTNLSLLDIFCPSATVPKMLKNLLAEDHRISYVGCALQLYFLVALAGTEVFLLAVMAYDRYVAICFPLRYSLIITKVRCVQLLFGTWAAGFLNSFVHTMSTFSLSFCKSNRVNQYYCDIPPVVALSCSSTYVAEMLVLVVGGIFGVGAFLITLISYIYIVSTILKIRSAEGKRKAFSTCASHLLVVFLFYGTTIFTYIRPTSSQHSPGRDRLISMLYAVVTPMLNPIIYSLRNTEVKGALRKVLHLRICSQKG, encoded by the coding sequence ATGGCTGTCTACAATCTTACCACAGTGACTCAGTTCATCCTCATAGGGCTTTCTGACCTCCCTGAGGTACGCTATCCACTCTTTGTGGCCTTTGTCATGATCTATCAGATCACTTTACTGGGAAACGGGGTCATCCTGTTGGCCATTTTGACTGAGAGAAAGCTTCAAACTCCCATGTACTATCTGTTGACAAATCTGTCTCTGCTGGACATATTCTGCCCATCAGCTACTGTCCCCAAGATGCTCAAGAATCTGTTGGCTGAGGATCACAGAATTTCTTATGTTGGGTGTGCTTTGCAACTCTATTTCCTGGTGGCCCTAGCTGGGACAGAAGTTTTCTTGCTGGCTGTGATGgcttatgaccgctatgtggccatatGCTTCCCTCTGCGATATTCTCTCATCATAACCAAGGTTCGCTGTGTGCAGCTGCTGTTTGGGACTTGGGCAGCTGGGTTTCTGAACTCCTTTGTCCATACAATGTCCACCTTTAGCCTGTCTTTCTGCAAGTCTAATAGAGTTAACCAGTACTACTGTGATATTCCACCTGTGGTGGCCCTGTCATGCTCATCCACTTATGTGGCAGAAATGCTTGTTTTAGTGGTGGGAGGTATCTTTGGGGTTGGTGCTTTTCTGATCACTTTGATCTCCTACATATACATTGTTTCCACCATCCTAAAGATCCGGTCAGCAGAAGGGAAGCGCAAAGCTTTCTCCACATGTGCTTCCCATCTTCTTGTAGTCTTCTTGTTCTATGGCACAACTATATTTACCTATATCCGCCCAACCTCCAGTCAACACTCTCCTGGCAGAGACAGACTCATCTCTATGTTGTATGCAGTTGTCACCCCCATGTTAAACCCCATTATCTACAGCTTAAGAAACACAGAAGTAAAAGGAGCACTCAGAAAAGTTTTACATCTTAGGATATGTTCACAGAAAGGTTAA